A single Nitrospirota bacterium DNA region contains:
- a CDS encoding response regulator transcription factor — protein MPYKILIIEDDADITNLLRINLQDMGYKVTLAHDGMIGLQKATSDKHDLIILDIMLPGINGLEICRRVRAATDYTPILMLTCKSSELDRVLGLEMGADDYLTKPFSIMELLARVKALFRRMEALNSPHETTRQKKLRRGDIDIDPEKRTVLKKGEPIHLTAKEFDLLYHFAGHPGRVYSRSQLLDIVWGSGFESYEHTVNSHINRLRAKIEKDPANPDHILTVWGVGYKFSDNLMEE, from the coding sequence ATGCCGTATAAAATCCTAATTATCGAGGATGACGCTGATATTACAAACCTCCTTAGGATCAACCTGCAGGACATGGGCTATAAAGTCACGCTGGCACATGATGGCATGATTGGTCTTCAAAAGGCGACATCAGATAAACATGATCTGATCATTCTCGATATCATGCTCCCTGGAATAAACGGGTTGGAAATATGCAGACGTGTCCGCGCAGCGACAGACTATACCCCTATTCTGATGCTTACATGCAAGTCTTCCGAGCTGGATCGTGTACTCGGCCTTGAAATGGGGGCCGATGATTATTTGACTAAGCCATTCAGTATAATGGAACTTCTGGCGCGTGTTAAAGCGTTATTCAGGAGAATGGAGGCGCTAAATTCCCCACATGAAACAACTCGGCAAAAAAAACTCAGACGTGGTGATATAGACATTGATCCGGAAAAGAGAACAGTGCTGAAGAAGGGGGAACCGATACATCTGACCGCAAAAGAGTTTGACCTCCTCTATCATTTTGCCGGACATCCCGGCAGGGTCTACTCAAGGAGCCAGCTACTCGACATAGTCTGGGGTTCCGGCTTTGAGAGCTATGAACATACAGTAAATTCACATATCAACCGCTTAAGGGCAAAGATAGAAAAGGATCCAGCTAACCCCGACCATATTCTGACAGTCTGGGGGGTGGGTTATAAATTCTCCGACAATTTAATGGAGGAATAG
- a CDS encoding MFS transporter — protein MTSSEIRSTMSLSTIFAMRMMGLFMIYPVFSVYAEQLRGVTPLTIGLALGGYGLSQAIFQIPFGMLSDRIGRKPVITAGLLIFAMGSAVAAMSDSILGVILGRILQGAGAVGSTILAMIADLTREEHRTKAMAILGMTIGGSFALALVLGPVLNGFIGVQGIFWLTACLALTGEVVLIAVVPRPARESLHSDAEPVPALFRKVLTDGQLLRLDFGVLSLHAILTANFVALPIALRDAAGLDVKHQWYLYLPVLAAAVVIMLPFIILAEKRGKIKPVFLGAILSLVVAELILMEWHHSLVAVTAALIVFFAAFTLMEASLPSLISKVVPPDAKGTAMGVYSSSQFMGIFIGGTIGGWVYGRHGLGGVFVFTALLALIWFFIAVSMKKPDIKTG, from the coding sequence ATGACATCCTCTGAAATCCGCTCGACAATGTCTCTTTCAACGATATTTGCCATGCGTATGATGGGGCTGTTCATGATCTACCCTGTATTCTCTGTATATGCAGAGCAACTACGCGGCGTTACTCCGCTTACCATCGGACTTGCGCTCGGCGGTTACGGACTCAGCCAGGCCATTTTCCAGATCCCGTTTGGCATGCTCTCCGACCGGATCGGACGCAAGCCTGTCATTACGGCTGGCCTCCTGATCTTTGCGATGGGCAGCGCTGTAGCGGCGATGTCGGATTCCATCCTCGGAGTGATTCTGGGCCGAATCCTCCAGGGCGCCGGAGCGGTCGGTTCCACCATCCTGGCCATGATAGCCGATCTTACCCGGGAGGAGCACCGTACCAAGGCCATGGCCATCCTCGGAATGACCATCGGTGGCTCCTTTGCCCTGGCCCTTGTGCTGGGACCGGTACTGAACGGCTTCATAGGGGTTCAAGGGATTTTCTGGCTGACCGCCTGTCTGGCCCTGACGGGCGAGGTGGTTCTGATTGCCGTTGTACCGCGGCCTGCCCGGGAGAGTCTGCACAGCGATGCCGAACCGGTTCCGGCCCTTTTCCGGAAGGTGCTGACCGATGGCCAGCTCTTGCGGCTTGATTTTGGAGTCCTGTCCCTTCATGCGATCCTCACCGCCAACTTCGTCGCCCTGCCGATTGCGCTCAGGGATGCCGCTGGTCTGGATGTAAAGCATCAGTGGTATCTGTATCTTCCGGTTCTGGCAGCGGCGGTGGTCATCATGCTCCCATTTATTATCCTGGCGGAGAAACGCGGAAAAATAAAACCGGTATTCCTCGGAGCCATCCTTTCTCTTGTGGTGGCGGAACTGATATTGATGGAGTGGCATCACAGCCTGGTTGCCGTAACGGCGGCATTGATCGTTTTTTTTGCCGCATTTACCCTTATGGAGGCCAGTCTCCCCTCCCTGATATCCAAGGTAGTGCCTCCGGATGCCAAGGGGACGGCCATGGGGGTCTATTCGAGCTCACAATTCATGGGAATTTTCATTGGCGGTACAATCGGCGGCTGGGTGTATGGCCGTCATGGATTGGGGGGAGTTTTCGTTTTCACTGCCCTGCTGGCGCTAATCTGGTTTTTCATCGCTGTCTCTATGAAGAAACCGGACATCAAGACCGGTTGA